From the Temnothorax longispinosus isolate EJ_2023e chromosome 6, Tlon_JGU_v1, whole genome shotgun sequence genome, one window contains:
- the LOC139814329 gene encoding ATPase family gene 2 protein homolog A isoform X2: MFLYTRRSARLPQKIGTILSSTTEFYTARQKSSKHKFTLQLCEIAIGSPTVVATKDEVVVKTAWPTNDKSLTSVSLTRHAIELNNLSGLVKICSLTSDVHIAKEIVITQQGKRSVSDASVELDNILKYFNEHKIFAVGNRISVPYYGKKLVYKIVQIKGEESKKKQSEAVDVSELSKAFEDINLTTPSTKVAFYKALYTTKWTILDTADKNKENVPKKRYKVEDIGGYDDLISKIRDVVAIDIDRYRSFEHFSVKGILLYGPSGVGKSMIANTIVSECNINTYTVHSSDIYSKSVGETEGKLREVFSEAISSAPSIILLEDVDSLCPRRSSSSTDHEKRVLAQLVTLFDDLQSTSSNVLVVATTAKSDLVDSSLRRPGRLDMEFEIYVPTPNMRADILAKLLKKIPNTLSHEDVQSISSDTHGFVGADLYGLCSKAIISAVKHHQKDKATSDDEPKVTMTDFRYALTTTNPSAMKEVVIEVPNVRWSDIGGQKKLKEKLKQAVDWPLNHPEVFVRLGIEPCRGVLMFGPPGCSKTMIAKALATESKLNFLNIKGPELFSKWVGESERAVREVFRKARQVAPSIIFIDEIDALGGERGSSSGGSGSNVQERVLAQLLTELDGVTALGNVTLVAATNRPDKIDSALLRPGRLDHIIYVGLPDEETRREIFNIKLRNMPIAEEVNIADLVSQTGGYTGAEIQAMCHEAGMKALQEDLKAIVVTKEHFNAALRTITPRTPISLIKIYEDFKNKAL; the protein is encoded by the exons ATGTTTCTCTACACGAGGAGAAGTGCCCGCCTTCCACAGAAAATTGGGACCATCCTTTCATCCACAACAGAGTTTTATACAGCACGACAGAAGTCTTCCAAACACAAG TTCACTTTGCAACTGTGCGAGATCGCGATTGGATCGCCAACCGTAGTGGCGACGAAGGACGAGGTGGTAGTCAAAACGGCCTGGCCGACTAACGACAAAAGTTTAACAAGTGTTTCTTTAACGAGGCACG cCATTGAGCTGAATAATCTATCAGGATTGGTCAAAATATGTTCCTTGACATCCGACGTTCATATCGCTAAGGAAATTGTAATTACTCAACAGGGAAAGCGCTCGGTGTCTGACGCAAGCGTGGAATTGGACAATatcctgaaatattttaacgagcacaaaatatttgctGTGGGCAACAGGATAAGCGTGCCATATTACGGAAAGAAGTtggtatataaaattgttcagatcaaaggagaggaaagcAAGAAGAAGCAAAGCGAAGCGGTGGATGTAAGCGAGCTGTCAAAAGCTTTTGAGGATATAAATCTAACAACTCCTTCTACAAAAGTGGCCTTTTACAAAGCGTTGTACACGACGAAATGGACAATCCTGGATACTgcggataaaaataaagaaaatgtccCGAAGAAGAGGTATAAAGTTGAAGATATAGGTGGATACGACGATCTTATATCCAAAATACGAGACGTAGTTGCAATAGACATCGACAGATACAGGAGCTTCGAGCACTTCAGTGTCAAAGGGATATTATTGTACGGACCCTCTGGCGTTGGCAAATCCATGATAGCCAACACTATAGTCTCAGAATGTAACATTAACACGTACACCGTGCACAGTTCAGACATTTATAGCAAGTCTGTCGGTGAAACGGAAGGTAAGCTCAGAGAGGTGTTCAGTGAAGCGATATCGAGCGCTCCCAGTATAATACTGTTGGAGGATGTGGACAGCCTGTGCCCCAGGAGAAGCAGCTCCAGCACGGATCACGAGAAGAGAGTCCTCGCTCAATTAGTAACGCTTTTCGACGATCTGCAAAGCACCAGCAGCAACGTATTGGTAGTGGCTACCACCGCAAAGTCGGATCTCGTGGACAGTTCTCTGAGGAGACCTGGCAGATTGGACATGGAGTTCGAGATTTACGTACCGACCCCAAACATGCGTGCGGATATACTGGCGAAGTTACTGAAGAAGATCCCCAATACGCTTTCGCACGAGGACGTACAGAGCATCTCGTCCGATACTCACGGCTTCGTTGGCGCGGACCTGTACGGTTTGTGCTCCAAAGCGATAATCAGCGCGGTGAAACACCATCAGAAAGACAAGGCTACGTCCGACGATGAACCGAAAGTGACGATGACCGATTTTCGTTATGCTCTGACTACAACGAACCCTTCGGCTATGAAGGAAGTTGTGATAGAGGTACCAAATGTGAGGTGGTCGGACATCGGCGGACAAAAGAAATTGAAGGAGAAATTAAAACAAGCCGTCGACTGGCCGCTGAATCATCCCGAGGTGTTCGTAAGATTAGGCATTGAGCCTTGTAGAGGCGTCTTAATGTTCGGACCGCCGGGATGCTCGAAGACCATGATCGCGAAAGCTCTCGCTACCGAGAGCAAACTTAACTTTCTGAATATTAAG GGCCCGGAGCTATTTTCGAAATGGGTAGGCGAGTCCGAGAGGGCTGTAAGAGAAGTATTTCGAAAAGCGAGACAGGTCGCACCGTCCATCATATTTATCGACGAGATAGATGCACTTGGTGGTGAAAGAGGTTCGTCTTCCGGTGGTAGTGGCAGCAACGTACAGGAACGAGTGTTAGCCCAATTGCTGACCGAACTCGATGGCGTTACGGCTTTAGGCAACGTCACGCTAGTAGCGGCTACTAATCGACCGGACAAGATTGACAGC gCGCTCCTTCGGCCTGGACGACTAGATCATATCATATACGTGGGGCTGCCGGATGAGGAAACCAGACgagaaatattcaatataaaattacgaaatatGCCGATCGCAGAAGAAGTAAACATCGCGGATTTGGTCAGCCAGACGGGAGGTTACACCGGCGCAGAAATTCAAGCGATGTGCCACGAGGCCGGCATGAAGGCATTGCAGGAGGATCTTAAAGCTATTGTTGTTACCAAAGAACATTTCAACGCCGCATTAAGAACCATCACTCCTAGAACGCCCATTTCCCTGATAAAGATTTACGAggactttaaaaataaagcgtTATGA
- the LOC139814340 gene encoding transmembrane and ubiquitin-like domain-containing protein 1 — MSLIEGVGDEVTDFFIVMSVLFVGWLAWCSTSIAEQPLIRTVLILRDRAPARRRRARANTNNLSVQDAGRPQSSETAEEETLETSSNNSDSTQSSCPNAAAVDTSESLQEVPRSPESTTTEEVLIEAMDSFGNADRSLLQRTAKADDPNTLDQTASSTSENAPEESINDSNSPVNNEITIKLKFINDDQKVVSGSLKEMLGDFKRRHFQIELEARKAVRLVFNGRVLQPDTQTLEQCGLFNDCVVHCWVHTPRPATVPSSTLDNSSIYFNSQSFSDLPTGAGITHSIHNEWDLSRLLVSLLTILLGMAWYSRYHYAQLFTATTTLALYALTAIFTVSLFSNFFPDQDNIRNVE; from the exons ATGTCGTTGATCGAGGGAGTGGGCGATGAAGTCACAGATTTCTTCATCGTCATGTCCGTACTGTTTGTGGGATGGCTTGCTTGGTGCTCGACAAGTATAGCGGAACAACCACTGATACGTACGGTGCTTATACTGCGCGACCGGGCGCCAGCGCGTAGACGAAGAGCTCGTGCGAACACGAATAATCTCAGTGTCCAAGACGCTGGTCGGCCGCAAAGTTCAGAAACGGCGGAAGAAGAAACTCTGGAGACATCATCAAACAATAGCGATAGTACACAGTCCAGCTGTCCGAATGCAGCTGCCGTGG ATACGAGCGAATCGCTTCAAGAAGTCCCGAGATCACCGGAATCTACGACGACGGAGGAAGTACTTATCGAAGCCATGGATTCGTTCGGCAATGCTGATCGATCCCTGCTACAAAGAACTGCTAAGGCAGATGATCCCAACACGTTAGACCAAACTGCTAGTAGTACGTCGGAAAATGCGCCGGAAGAGTCAATAAACGACAGCAATTCACCGGTGAACAACGAAATCACCATAAAATTGAAGTTCATAAACGACGACCAGAAAGTAGTCTCGGGAAGTCTTAAAGAAATGTTAGGTGATTTTAAAAG GAGGCACTTTCAAATAGAATTGGAAGCACGTAAGGCAGTGCGATTAGTGTTCAATGGCCGGGTATTGCAGCCCGACACTCAGACCCTCGAGCAGTGCGGCTTGTTCAACGATTGCGTGGTACACTGTTGGGTGCATACGCCGCGACCGGCCACCGTACCGTCGTCCACGCTGGACAACTCGtccatttatttcaattccCAGTCGTTCTCGGATCTGCCCACCGGCGCGGGAATAACGCATTCGATACACAACGAGTGGGACTTGAGCCGGCTTCTAGTAAGCCTTCTAACGATCCTCCTAGGTATGGCGTGGTACTCGCGATATCACTATGCTCAACTCTTCACCGCGACGACCACGCTCGCGCTCTACGCGTTGACCGCGATCTTCACCGTCTCTCTGTTTAGTAACTTCTTTCCCGATCAGGATAACATTCGGAACGTTGAATAA
- the LOC139814346 gene encoding uncharacterized protein, which translates to MHVRSTRGRWTVLAGFAMVCVANLRLAFCEKESENEGKVHSEELRQYTCCARYEKMIDVGYGISGEVIQIDAGHCRKLCPRLVSDDPGDPSRPAVQKCASDSHCRARAAKLERVSTLQGVRVIEAIDACECSPESSCRRESYTHHVHFGTPHQTIVDIGVCIGHCGKDLGCKPVRNNTISVKGPNGDEVYQVVEKCGCAGHCHRMDHMETVLDYSEVTIKEGTNTTDVRPVVRQINVGQCVGTCPGNETETCLLRDKKDPSRCVAGLYSKQHTCTPARFKVHEYRTRRGAKRETIQITQCACV; encoded by the exons ATGCACGTACGAAGCACGAGGGGACGGTGGACCGTCCTCGCCGGTTTCGCCATGGTTTGCGTGGCTAATTTGCGATTAG CTTTCTGCGAGAAGGAATCGGAAAACGAAGGAAAGGTGCACTCGGAGGAATTACGGCAGTACACGTGTTGTGCCCGATATGAGAAGATGATCGATGTCGGATATG GGATATCCGGGGAAGTTATCCAGATCGACGCTGGGCACTGCCGGAAATTGTGCCCGCGACTCGTGTCCGATGATCCCGGAGATCCAAGCCGGCCAGCGGTGCAG AAATGTGCATCTGATTCCCACTGTCGCGCAAGGGCCGCCAAGCTGGAGCGAGTGTCCACGTTGCAGGGCGTTCGCGTAATCGAGGCTATAGACGCCTGTGAATGTTCGCCGGAATCGTCCTGCAGACGGGAATCCTACACCCATCATGTACATTTCGGTACGCCGCACCAGACAATCGTGGATATCGGAGTTTGCATCGGCCATTGCGGTAAAG ACTTGGGCTGTAAGCCGGTCCGGAATAACACAATCAGCGTCAAGGGGCCAAACG GTGACGAGGTTTACCAAGTGGTCGAGAAATGTGGCTGCGCCGGTCATTGTCACCGGATGGACCACATGGAAACTGTGCTGGATTACAGCGAGGTGACGATCAAAGAGGGTACGAACACGACCGACGTGAGGCCCGTGGTCCGA CAAATAAACGTCGGCCAATGCGTCGGGACGTGTCCGGGTAACGAGACGGAGACGTGTCTTTTGCGGGACAAAAAGGATCCGTCCAGGTGTGTAGCCGGTCTATATTCGAAGCAGCACACTTGCACACCGGCCAGATTTAAGGTGCACGAGTACAG AACCCGACGAGGAGCGAAGAGAGAAACAATTCAAATCACTCAGTGTGCCTGCGTCTAg
- the LOC139814335 gene encoding uncharacterized protein isoform X1, translated as MTRSAPCRFLVLLLSLTSLCDVDAYPKSESRIEERDGLEQELGESSWPIVQPDENDLAPRREEALQKIQEILGIRSQNENLAHRKVPPQFMMELYNTIADPSGVTRGRNPYNARVVRSFIERGNSFNSPLSHFYFFNVSGLEMDESVLEAELHLYRKKAPARNMRPLTSASPYYLIRVYQVLDDRSLDVPDLHRLLNIRYVGAHASGWQIFNVKQAVLGWVSGEPNLGLLVTAQNLFEDEISVEFSRRNDYHHSKQPILVLFDDDSNDRSGERSVVVPRYYAYGNQDDDKENRGKGPAYEKDAENEKIDLENSYDDAEHYKRHERQRRGDGQPEEVSLVSRREPEFFQRQKRRREEEEEDQAGTSRYGEPLEATRRRRRDATSSRERTTDGIVSKSRSRITRILTSMDIYERAAFRERLGQTARDRSAKIAERRRRPRRSTSNQNPITSLNQSSGNATECTRHELYVDFRDIGLSSSIIAPAGYSAYQCKGVCEPPLSQDQRPTNHATIQAIVHKMAKGVERPCCVPTKLLSTSILFYDDNENVVLKMYEDMIADRCGCR; from the exons ATGACGAGAAGCGCGCCGTGCCGCTTCCTAGTGCTGCTGCTCTCGTTGACGTCTCTGTGCGACGTTGACGCGTACCCGAAGTCGGAGTCCCGGATCGAGGAGCGGGATGGCCTCGAGCAGGAACTCGGTGAATCGTCGTGGCCCATCGTCCAACCGGACGAGAACGACCTCGCGCCCCGACGGGAGGAGGCTCTGCAAAAGATACAAGAG ATCCTTGGCATTCGGAGTCAGAACGAGAATCTGGCCCATCGCAAGGTACCGCCGCAGTTCATGATGGAGCTCTACAACACCATCGCCGATCCCAGCGGGGTCACGCGAGGCCGGAATCCGTACAACGCCAGGGTAGTGCGCAGCTTCATCGAGAGGGGTAATTCTTTCA ACTCTCCCCTGTCGCATTTCTACTTCTTCAACGTCTCGGGGCTGGAGATGGACGAGTCGGTGCTGGAGGCCGAGCTGCATCTCTACCGGAAAAAAGCGCCGGCGAGGAACATGCGTCCGCTGACGTCTGCGTCGCCTTATTATCTG ATAAGGGTGTATCAAGTGCTGGACGATCGCAGCCTCGACGTGCCGGATCTTCACAGATTGTTGAACATTCGTTACGTCGGCGCGCACGCTTCCGGTTGGCAG ATATTCAATGTCAAGCAAGCTGTTCTCGGATGGGTGAGCGGAGAGCCGAATCTGGGCCTCCTGGTGACGGCGCAGAATCTGTTTGAGGACGAAATATCGGTGGAGTTCTCCCGCCGAAACGACTATCACCACAGCAAGCAGCCGATATTGGTACTGTTCGACGATGACAGTAACGACCGGTCCGGCGAAAGGTCGGTAGTCGTGCCGCGATATTACGCATATGGAAACCAGGATGATGACAAGGAGAACCGTGGGAAAGGTCCCGCGTACGAGAAGGACGCGGAGAACGAGAAGATCGATCTGGAGAACAGCTACGATGACGCCGAGCACTACAAGAGGCACGAGAGACAACGAAGAGGGGACGGTCAGCCCGAGGAGGTCTCGTTGGTGAGCAGACGCGAGCCGGAATTTTTCCAGCGACAAAAGAGAAGAcgcgaggaagaggaggaggatcAGGCAGGAACTTCTCGTTACGGGGAACCTTTAGAAGCGACGAGACGCcgtcgtcgcgacgcgacgtcctCCCGGGAACGCACCACCGACGGTATCGTGTCGAAAAGTCGCTCGAGAATCACGCGGATCCTCACGTCGATGGACATCTACGAGAGAGCGGCGTTTCGCGAGAGGCTGGGACAAACGGCGCGAGACAGGTCGGCGAAAATCGCGGAGCGACGTCGTCGACCGCGCCGGTCGACGAGCAACCAGAACCCGATAACGTCTCTGAATCAGTCATCGGGGAACGCGACCGAGTGCACGAGGCACGAGCTCTACGTGGACTTTCGCGATATCGGGCTGTCGTCCTCGATAATCGCCCCGGCCGGCTACTCCGCGTACCAGTGCAAGGGCGTGTGCGAGCCGCCTCTCAGCCAGGACCAGCGGCCGACGAATCACGCGACGATACAGGCGATCGTGCACAAGATGGCCAAGGGCGTCGAGAGGCCGTGCTGCGTGCCCACCAAGCTGCTCAGCACCAGCATCCTCTTCTACGACGACAACGAGAATGTCGTGCTCAAGATGTACGAGGACATGATCGCGGACCGTTGCGGGTGTCGTTAA
- the LOC139814329 gene encoding ATPase family gene 2 protein homolog A isoform X1, with translation MSAKSRKSLPLWQQCDRCQCALAQKDVSLHEEKCPPSTENWDHPFIHNRVLYSTTEVFQTQELPKRISERDANDMVFVSQFTLQLCEIAIGSPTVVATKDEVVVKTAWPTNDKSLTSVSLTRHAIELNNLSGLVKICSLTSDVHIAKEIVITQQGKRSVSDASVELDNILKYFNEHKIFAVGNRISVPYYGKKLVYKIVQIKGEESKKKQSEAVDVSELSKAFEDINLTTPSTKVAFYKALYTTKWTILDTADKNKENVPKKRYKVEDIGGYDDLISKIRDVVAIDIDRYRSFEHFSVKGILLYGPSGVGKSMIANTIVSECNINTYTVHSSDIYSKSVGETEGKLREVFSEAISSAPSIILLEDVDSLCPRRSSSSTDHEKRVLAQLVTLFDDLQSTSSNVLVVATTAKSDLVDSSLRRPGRLDMEFEIYVPTPNMRADILAKLLKKIPNTLSHEDVQSISSDTHGFVGADLYGLCSKAIISAVKHHQKDKATSDDEPKVTMTDFRYALTTTNPSAMKEVVIEVPNVRWSDIGGQKKLKEKLKQAVDWPLNHPEVFVRLGIEPCRGVLMFGPPGCSKTMIAKALATESKLNFLNIKGPELFSKWVGESERAVREVFRKARQVAPSIIFIDEIDALGGERGSSSGGSGSNVQERVLAQLLTELDGVTALGNVTLVAATNRPDKIDSALLRPGRLDHIIYVGLPDEETRREIFNIKLRNMPIAEEVNIADLVSQTGGYTGAEIQAMCHEAGMKALQEDLKAIVVTKEHFNAALRTITPRTPISLIKIYEDFKNKAL, from the exons atGTCTGCTAAATCAAGAAAGAGTTTGCCGTTATGGCAACAGTGCGACAGGTGTCAATGCGCTCTGGCGCAAAAGGATGTTTCTCTACACGAGGAGAAGTGCCCGCCTTCCACAGAAAATTGGGACCATCCTTTCATCCACAACAGAGTTTTATACAGCACGACAGAAGTCTTCCAAACACAAG AATTACCCAAACGCATTTCCGAGAGGGACGCTAATGACATGGTGTTTGTGTCGCAGTTCACTTTGCAACTGTGCGAGATCGCGATTGGATCGCCAACCGTAGTGGCGACGAAGGACGAGGTGGTAGTCAAAACGGCCTGGCCGACTAACGACAAAAGTTTAACAAGTGTTTCTTTAACGAGGCACG cCATTGAGCTGAATAATCTATCAGGATTGGTCAAAATATGTTCCTTGACATCCGACGTTCATATCGCTAAGGAAATTGTAATTACTCAACAGGGAAAGCGCTCGGTGTCTGACGCAAGCGTGGAATTGGACAATatcctgaaatattttaacgagcacaaaatatttgctGTGGGCAACAGGATAAGCGTGCCATATTACGGAAAGAAGTtggtatataaaattgttcagatcaaaggagaggaaagcAAGAAGAAGCAAAGCGAAGCGGTGGATGTAAGCGAGCTGTCAAAAGCTTTTGAGGATATAAATCTAACAACTCCTTCTACAAAAGTGGCCTTTTACAAAGCGTTGTACACGACGAAATGGACAATCCTGGATACTgcggataaaaataaagaaaatgtccCGAAGAAGAGGTATAAAGTTGAAGATATAGGTGGATACGACGATCTTATATCCAAAATACGAGACGTAGTTGCAATAGACATCGACAGATACAGGAGCTTCGAGCACTTCAGTGTCAAAGGGATATTATTGTACGGACCCTCTGGCGTTGGCAAATCCATGATAGCCAACACTATAGTCTCAGAATGTAACATTAACACGTACACCGTGCACAGTTCAGACATTTATAGCAAGTCTGTCGGTGAAACGGAAGGTAAGCTCAGAGAGGTGTTCAGTGAAGCGATATCGAGCGCTCCCAGTATAATACTGTTGGAGGATGTGGACAGCCTGTGCCCCAGGAGAAGCAGCTCCAGCACGGATCACGAGAAGAGAGTCCTCGCTCAATTAGTAACGCTTTTCGACGATCTGCAAAGCACCAGCAGCAACGTATTGGTAGTGGCTACCACCGCAAAGTCGGATCTCGTGGACAGTTCTCTGAGGAGACCTGGCAGATTGGACATGGAGTTCGAGATTTACGTACCGACCCCAAACATGCGTGCGGATATACTGGCGAAGTTACTGAAGAAGATCCCCAATACGCTTTCGCACGAGGACGTACAGAGCATCTCGTCCGATACTCACGGCTTCGTTGGCGCGGACCTGTACGGTTTGTGCTCCAAAGCGATAATCAGCGCGGTGAAACACCATCAGAAAGACAAGGCTACGTCCGACGATGAACCGAAAGTGACGATGACCGATTTTCGTTATGCTCTGACTACAACGAACCCTTCGGCTATGAAGGAAGTTGTGATAGAGGTACCAAATGTGAGGTGGTCGGACATCGGCGGACAAAAGAAATTGAAGGAGAAATTAAAACAAGCCGTCGACTGGCCGCTGAATCATCCCGAGGTGTTCGTAAGATTAGGCATTGAGCCTTGTAGAGGCGTCTTAATGTTCGGACCGCCGGGATGCTCGAAGACCATGATCGCGAAAGCTCTCGCTACCGAGAGCAAACTTAACTTTCTGAATATTAAG GGCCCGGAGCTATTTTCGAAATGGGTAGGCGAGTCCGAGAGGGCTGTAAGAGAAGTATTTCGAAAAGCGAGACAGGTCGCACCGTCCATCATATTTATCGACGAGATAGATGCACTTGGTGGTGAAAGAGGTTCGTCTTCCGGTGGTAGTGGCAGCAACGTACAGGAACGAGTGTTAGCCCAATTGCTGACCGAACTCGATGGCGTTACGGCTTTAGGCAACGTCACGCTAGTAGCGGCTACTAATCGACCGGACAAGATTGACAGC gCGCTCCTTCGGCCTGGACGACTAGATCATATCATATACGTGGGGCTGCCGGATGAGGAAACCAGACgagaaatattcaatataaaattacgaaatatGCCGATCGCAGAAGAAGTAAACATCGCGGATTTGGTCAGCCAGACGGGAGGTTACACCGGCGCAGAAATTCAAGCGATGTGCCACGAGGCCGGCATGAAGGCATTGCAGGAGGATCTTAAAGCTATTGTTGTTACCAAAGAACATTTCAACGCCGCATTAAGAACCATCACTCCTAGAACGCCCATTTCCCTGATAAAGATTTACGAggactttaaaaataaagcgtTATGA
- the LOC139814335 gene encoding uncharacterized protein isoform X2, which translates to MTRSAPCRFLVLLLSLTSLCDVDAYPKSESRIEERDGLEQELGESSWPIVQPDENDLAPRREEALQKIQEILGIRSQNENLAHRKVPPQFMMELYNTIADPSGVTRGRNPYNARVVRSFIERDSPLSHFYFFNVSGLEMDESVLEAELHLYRKKAPARNMRPLTSASPYYLIRVYQVLDDRSLDVPDLHRLLNIRYVGAHASGWQIFNVKQAVLGWVSGEPNLGLLVTAQNLFEDEISVEFSRRNDYHHSKQPILVLFDDDSNDRSGERSVVVPRYYAYGNQDDDKENRGKGPAYEKDAENEKIDLENSYDDAEHYKRHERQRRGDGQPEEVSLVSRREPEFFQRQKRRREEEEEDQAGTSRYGEPLEATRRRRRDATSSRERTTDGIVSKSRSRITRILTSMDIYERAAFRERLGQTARDRSAKIAERRRRPRRSTSNQNPITSLNQSSGNATECTRHELYVDFRDIGLSSSIIAPAGYSAYQCKGVCEPPLSQDQRPTNHATIQAIVHKMAKGVERPCCVPTKLLSTSILFYDDNENVVLKMYEDMIADRCGCR; encoded by the exons ATGACGAGAAGCGCGCCGTGCCGCTTCCTAGTGCTGCTGCTCTCGTTGACGTCTCTGTGCGACGTTGACGCGTACCCGAAGTCGGAGTCCCGGATCGAGGAGCGGGATGGCCTCGAGCAGGAACTCGGTGAATCGTCGTGGCCCATCGTCCAACCGGACGAGAACGACCTCGCGCCCCGACGGGAGGAGGCTCTGCAAAAGATACAAGAG ATCCTTGGCATTCGGAGTCAGAACGAGAATCTGGCCCATCGCAAGGTACCGCCGCAGTTCATGATGGAGCTCTACAACACCATCGCCGATCCCAGCGGGGTCACGCGAGGCCGGAATCCGTACAACGCCAGGGTAGTGCGCAGCTTCATCGAGAGGG ACTCTCCCCTGTCGCATTTCTACTTCTTCAACGTCTCGGGGCTGGAGATGGACGAGTCGGTGCTGGAGGCCGAGCTGCATCTCTACCGGAAAAAAGCGCCGGCGAGGAACATGCGTCCGCTGACGTCTGCGTCGCCTTATTATCTG ATAAGGGTGTATCAAGTGCTGGACGATCGCAGCCTCGACGTGCCGGATCTTCACAGATTGTTGAACATTCGTTACGTCGGCGCGCACGCTTCCGGTTGGCAG ATATTCAATGTCAAGCAAGCTGTTCTCGGATGGGTGAGCGGAGAGCCGAATCTGGGCCTCCTGGTGACGGCGCAGAATCTGTTTGAGGACGAAATATCGGTGGAGTTCTCCCGCCGAAACGACTATCACCACAGCAAGCAGCCGATATTGGTACTGTTCGACGATGACAGTAACGACCGGTCCGGCGAAAGGTCGGTAGTCGTGCCGCGATATTACGCATATGGAAACCAGGATGATGACAAGGAGAACCGTGGGAAAGGTCCCGCGTACGAGAAGGACGCGGAGAACGAGAAGATCGATCTGGAGAACAGCTACGATGACGCCGAGCACTACAAGAGGCACGAGAGACAACGAAGAGGGGACGGTCAGCCCGAGGAGGTCTCGTTGGTGAGCAGACGCGAGCCGGAATTTTTCCAGCGACAAAAGAGAAGAcgcgaggaagaggaggaggatcAGGCAGGAACTTCTCGTTACGGGGAACCTTTAGAAGCGACGAGACGCcgtcgtcgcgacgcgacgtcctCCCGGGAACGCACCACCGACGGTATCGTGTCGAAAAGTCGCTCGAGAATCACGCGGATCCTCACGTCGATGGACATCTACGAGAGAGCGGCGTTTCGCGAGAGGCTGGGACAAACGGCGCGAGACAGGTCGGCGAAAATCGCGGAGCGACGTCGTCGACCGCGCCGGTCGACGAGCAACCAGAACCCGATAACGTCTCTGAATCAGTCATCGGGGAACGCGACCGAGTGCACGAGGCACGAGCTCTACGTGGACTTTCGCGATATCGGGCTGTCGTCCTCGATAATCGCCCCGGCCGGCTACTCCGCGTACCAGTGCAAGGGCGTGTGCGAGCCGCCTCTCAGCCAGGACCAGCGGCCGACGAATCACGCGACGATACAGGCGATCGTGCACAAGATGGCCAAGGGCGTCGAGAGGCCGTGCTGCGTGCCCACCAAGCTGCTCAGCACCAGCATCCTCTTCTACGACGACAACGAGAATGTCGTGCTCAAGATGTACGAGGACATGATCGCGGACCGTTGCGGGTGTCGTTAA